One window from the genome of Acinetobacter sp. LoGeW2-3 encodes:
- a CDS encoding YncE family protein — MNKKIKPLTRFIQLVCGCAVLASASGYAATANQPAPPNTQQVFFVGNNWDGTVTVIRPSGDFGKIGVINMIPDRKERLLEIHLNPIKLIAYTYIQATAGEGNDQLVDDMYSTPDGQSVVASRPSFADVVSINIKTGKINWRTPVEGFRADHMAVSPDGQRLAVSASSGNVVHVLDINTGKELGQFATGDKPHENIFFNSGNKILNSAIGNVETSMDAQWQDFTKGKRLITIADANTFKVLKKIDFRPALDKFGRKDLSNSVRPMVLSKDESKIYAQVSFFNGLIEYDLNQDKITRIGQLPGSKTIPSDRTKWVNDSRHHGLSMSGDGQKLCVAGTMDDYATIVDIKTLKEGPLISAGKPYWATVSPDGKNCVISESETDVVTVIDFATGNKVMSVPVGNHPQRVRIGYAPKDWSTP, encoded by the coding sequence ATGAATAAAAAAATCAAACCTTTGACACGGTTTATACAACTCGTTTGTGGTTGTGCTGTACTGGCTTCAGCATCAGGTTATGCTGCTACAGCAAATCAACCTGCACCTCCAAACACCCAACAAGTCTTTTTCGTCGGTAATAACTGGGATGGTACAGTCACAGTAATTCGCCCATCTGGTGACTTTGGCAAAATAGGTGTAATTAATATGATTCCAGATCGTAAAGAACGCCTACTCGAAATCCATCTGAATCCAATCAAACTGATTGCCTATACCTATATTCAGGCCACAGCGGGTGAGGGCAATGATCAGCTGGTAGATGATATGTATTCCACCCCAGATGGGCAGTCTGTGGTGGCTTCACGTCCAAGTTTTGCCGATGTGGTATCGATTAATATCAAAACCGGCAAAATCAATTGGCGTACACCAGTTGAAGGCTTCCGGGCAGATCATATGGCAGTTTCACCAGATGGGCAGCGCCTGGCTGTTTCTGCATCTTCGGGTAATGTGGTGCATGTTTTGGATATTAATACTGGCAAAGAATTGGGACAGTTCGCGACAGGGGATAAACCCCATGAAAATATTTTCTTCAATAGCGGCAATAAAATTCTGAATTCTGCGATCGGTAATGTCGAAACCTCCATGGATGCTCAATGGCAGGACTTCACCAAAGGTAAACGTTTGATCACCATTGCTGATGCAAATACCTTTAAGGTTCTAAAGAAAATTGATTTCCGACCAGCTTTGGATAAATTTGGACGCAAGGATTTATCCAATTCAGTACGTCCCATGGTTTTGAGCAAGGATGAAAGTAAAATCTACGCGCAAGTCTCATTCTTTAATGGCCTGATTGAATATGATTTGAATCAGGACAAAATTACCCGTATTGGCCAGCTGCCAGGCAGCAAAACTATTCCAAGTGATCGTACTAAATGGGTAAATGATTCACGTCATCACGGACTTTCGATGAGTGGCGATGGTCAAAAACTCTGTGTTGCGGGCACAATGGACGATTATGCCACCATTGTCGATATTAAAACTTTAAAAGAAGGCCCTCTAATCTCAGCTGGTAAACCATATTGGGCTACCGTAAGTCCAGATGGAAAAAATTGCGTGATATCTGAAAGCGAAACCGATGTGGTGACAGTGATTGATTTTGCCACAGGCAATAAAGTGATGAGTGTACCAGTAGGTAATCACCCGCAACGGGTTCGTATTGGTTATGCACCTAAAGACTGGTCTACCCCATAA